In Streptomyces sp. V4I8, a genomic segment contains:
- the istB gene encoding IS21-like element helper ATPase IstB, translating into MSELVSTRVRSTAGKLGLPHLAEAINEYIRRADEAKMGYLEFLDLVLSEELAVRDDRRFRQGLRLSRLPHHKTLDEYDFSFQPDLDPRKIKDLATLSFVEAKANAALLGPPGVGKTHIAIALAVAACRAGYSIYFTSLDDMVRNLKTAEAAGRLTNKLGTYLRPSVLVVDEVGYQPLERAEANLVFQVISKRYEKGSIILTSNKTFSEWGQVFGDEVLATAILDRLLHHCEVVPINGPSYRLKNRLKAIERETEVA; encoded by the coding sequence TTGAGCGAGCTGGTCTCCACCCGCGTCCGCAGCACGGCCGGCAAGCTCGGCCTGCCCCACCTGGCCGAAGCCATCAACGAGTACATCCGGCGGGCCGACGAAGCGAAGATGGGCTACCTCGAGTTCCTCGACCTGGTCCTGTCCGAGGAACTCGCCGTCCGCGACGACCGGCGCTTCCGCCAGGGCCTGCGGCTGTCGAGGCTTCCACACCACAAGACGCTGGACGAGTACGACTTTTCGTTCCAGCCCGACCTCGACCCGCGCAAAATCAAGGACCTCGCCACCCTCTCCTTCGTGGAAGCCAAGGCGAACGCGGCCCTGCTCGGGCCGCCCGGAGTCGGCAAGACCCACATCGCCATCGCCCTGGCCGTCGCGGCCTGCCGGGCCGGCTACTCGATCTACTTCACCAGCCTCGACGACATGGTCCGCAACCTCAAAACCGCCGAAGCCGCCGGCCGGCTGACCAACAAACTCGGCACCTACCTGCGGCCGAGTGTCCTCGTGGTCGACGAAGTCGGCTACCAGCCCCTCGAACGCGCGGAAGCAAACCTGGTCTTCCAGGTGATCTCCAAGCGCTACGAGAAGGGCTCCATCATCTTGACCTCGAACAAGACTTTCAGCGAGTGGGGCCAAGTCTTCGGCGACGAGGTCCTCGCCACCGCGATCCTCGACCGGCTCCTCCACCACTGCGAAGTCGTCCCCATCAACGGCCCGAGCTACCGACTCAAGAACCGCCTCAAGGCCATCGAGCGGGAAACCGAAGTGGCCTGA